Proteins from one Anthonomus grandis grandis chromosome 8, icAntGran1.3, whole genome shotgun sequence genomic window:
- the LOC126739156 gene encoding uncharacterized protein LOC126739156: MVQPKVPAEMFFPDINFPMKNLWEIEKLEDYIATPEGNENFVRHLKTVGGHDAKDMVIRILKQNFSNALADICSWTGRKGNYEVGKLKQFDIMFATVHQSFNYTKKEFEMVVMDWLRHAKQRLLRENKYNNYV; the protein is encoded by the exons ATGGTCCAACCTAAGGTCCCAGCTGAAATGTTTTTTCCAGATATAAATTTTCCTATGAAAAATTTGTGGGAAATAGAGAAGTTAGAGGATTATATTGCAACTCCAGAGGGCAACGAAAATTTT gTTAGACATCTAAAGACTGTCGGAGGACATGATGCTAAAGACATGGTCataagaatattaaaacaaaatttttcaaatgccCTTGCTGATATATGCTCCTGGACAGGTAGAAAAGGAAACTACGAAGTTGGAAAACTGAAGCAATTCGACATCATGTTTG cGACTGTACACCAGAGTTTTAATTACACCAAAAAAGAGTTCGAAATGGTCGTTATGGACTGGCTACGCCATGCGAAACAGCGTCTtcttagagaaaataaatacaataattatgtttag